In Solobacterium moorei, a single genomic region encodes these proteins:
- the tnpB gene encoding IS66 family insertion sequence element accessory protein TnpB (TnpB, as the term is used for proteins encoded by IS66 family insertion elements, is considered an accessory protein, since TnpC, encoded by a neighboring gene, is a DDE family transposase.), with protein sequence MLKEYCGFKKIYIACGYTDLRNGIDGLASIIQNHFYLDPFDEGTLFLFCGRKTNRMKGLLWEADGFLLLYKRLEEGRFQWPRKTEDIENISIEQYHWLFEGMAIIQRKTIQKVERKMIL encoded by the coding sequence ATGCTTAAAGAGTATTGTGGTTTTAAGAAGATCTATATTGCATGTGGATATACAGATCTAAGAAATGGAATAGATGGGTTGGCTTCGATCATTCAGAACCATTTCTACCTAGATCCTTTTGATGAAGGAACGTTATTCTTGTTTTGTGGAAGAAAGACTAATCGTATGAAGGGACTGCTTTGGGAGGCAGATGGATTCCTATTATTGTATAAACGATTGGAGGAAGGAAGATTCCAATGGCCCAGAAAGACAGAAGACATAGAGAACATTAGTATCGAACAGTATCATTGGCTGTTTGAAGGCATGGCAATCATACAGAGGAAGACAATTCAGAAAGTAGAACGAAAGATGATACTGTAA